In Agelaius phoeniceus isolate bAgePho1 chromosome 18, bAgePho1.hap1, whole genome shotgun sequence, one genomic interval encodes:
- the RAB35 gene encoding ras-related protein Rab-35 isoform X1 yields the protein MARDYDHLFKLLIIGDSGVGKSSLLLRFADNTFSGSYITTIGVDFKIRTVEINGEKVKLQIWDTAGQERFRTITSTYYRGTHGVIVVYDVTSAESFVNVKRWLHEINQNCDDVCRILVGNKNDDPDRKVVETEDAYKFAGQMEIQLFETSAKENINVEEMFNCITELVLRAKKENLAKQQQQQQNDVVKLTKNSKRKKRCC from the exons ATGGCCCGGGACTACGACCACCTCTTCAAGCTGCTCATCATCGGCGACAGCG GTGTGGGCAAGAGCAGTTTGCTGTTGCGTTTTGCAGATAATACCTTCTCAG GCAGCTACATTACCACCATTGGAGTGGATTTTAAAATCCGGACAGTTGAGATCAATGGAGAGAAGGTGAAGCTCCAGATCTGGGACACAGCTGGCCAAGAACGCTTCCGGACTATTACATCAAC GTATTACAGAGGAACACACGGGGTCATTGTTGTCTACGACGTAACGAGTGCAGAATCTTTTGTGAATGTAAAACGGTGGTTGCATGAAATTAATCAGAACTGTGATGATGTCTGCAGGATACTTG tGGGCAATAAGAATGATGATCCAGACCGAAAAGTGGTAGAAACAGAAGATGCCTATAAATTTGCTGGGCAGATGGAGATCCAGTTGTTTGAGACCAGCgccaaagaaaatattaatgtgGAAGAG ATGTTTAACTGCATTACAGAGCTTGTCCTGcgagcaaagaaagaaaacttagcaaagcagcaacagcagcaacagaACGATGTGGTGAAGCTAACGAAGAACAGTAAAAGGAAGAAGCGGTGCTGCTAa
- the RAB35 gene encoding ras-related protein Rab-35 isoform X2, producing the protein MLSFGSFPSRCVGKSSLLLRFADNTFSGSYITTIGVDFKIRTVEINGEKVKLQIWDTAGQERFRTITSTYYRGTHGVIVVYDVTSAESFVNVKRWLHEINQNCDDVCRILVGNKNDDPDRKVVETEDAYKFAGQMEIQLFETSAKENINVEEMFNCITELVLRAKKENLAKQQQQQQNDVVKLTKNSKRKKRCC; encoded by the exons ATGCTCAGCTTTGGCTCTTTCCCTAGCAGAT GTGTGGGCAAGAGCAGTTTGCTGTTGCGTTTTGCAGATAATACCTTCTCAG GCAGCTACATTACCACCATTGGAGTGGATTTTAAAATCCGGACAGTTGAGATCAATGGAGAGAAGGTGAAGCTCCAGATCTGGGACACAGCTGGCCAAGAACGCTTCCGGACTATTACATCAAC GTATTACAGAGGAACACACGGGGTCATTGTTGTCTACGACGTAACGAGTGCAGAATCTTTTGTGAATGTAAAACGGTGGTTGCATGAAATTAATCAGAACTGTGATGATGTCTGCAGGATACTTG tGGGCAATAAGAATGATGATCCAGACCGAAAAGTGGTAGAAACAGAAGATGCCTATAAATTTGCTGGGCAGATGGAGATCCAGTTGTTTGAGACCAGCgccaaagaaaatattaatgtgGAAGAG ATGTTTAACTGCATTACAGAGCTTGTCCTGcgagcaaagaaagaaaacttagcaaagcagcaacagcagcaacagaACGATGTGGTGAAGCTAACGAAGAACAGTAAAAGGAAGAAGCGGTGCTGCTAa